The Candidatus Hydrogenedentota bacterium genome includes a window with the following:
- a CDS encoding TIGR03032 family protein yields MGTGTPLKQALPPFSSRFTPSLPELLAELDCSLALTTYQAGKVVLVSSDGERLIQLPRSFDTPMGLALSGDQMAVATRHGVTMLANDARLGASYPRKPGYYDSLFLPRSVHYCGQLNIHDIGFGRDGLVGVNTLFSCLFRLDARHSFVPVWQPPFITKLAPEDRCHLNGMALVDGAPRYVTAHGATDTPQGWRDAKLNGGVLVDVETNAIIARDLPMPHSPRVYNGSLYVLLSASGELARVDTETGTWETVTRMPAFVRGLARIGDHVFIGCSLLRKTHTFGDLPLAREQKIFCGVLAVHLPTGAVVGQLEYLNSCEEIYDVQVLPGLRRPGILGTLNDVHLRGLSLPETTYWGSADEPREPAGPPGPDTEAT; encoded by the coding sequence ATGGGAACGGGAACACCCCTGAAACAGGCGCTGCCGCCCTTCAGCAGCCGTTTCACGCCTTCGCTTCCGGAATTGCTTGCGGAACTCGATTGTTCGCTGGCGCTTACGACGTACCAGGCGGGGAAGGTGGTGCTTGTCAGTTCGGATGGCGAACGGCTGATCCAGCTGCCGCGAAGCTTTGATACGCCGATGGGCCTGGCGCTGTCGGGGGATCAGATGGCGGTGGCGACGCGGCATGGCGTAACGATGCTCGCGAACGACGCGCGGCTTGGGGCGAGCTACCCGCGCAAGCCGGGCTATTACGACAGCCTTTTTCTGCCCCGATCCGTGCATTACTGCGGCCAGCTCAACATTCACGATATTGGGTTTGGCCGTGATGGGCTGGTGGGGGTCAACACGCTTTTTTCCTGCCTCTTCCGCCTCGATGCGCGGCACAGTTTTGTTCCGGTGTGGCAGCCGCCATTTATCACGAAGCTGGCGCCGGAGGACCGTTGCCATCTGAACGGCATGGCGCTTGTCGACGGGGCGCCGCGCTACGTGACGGCCCATGGCGCGACGGACACGCCGCAGGGCTGGCGGGACGCGAAATTGAACGGGGGCGTGCTGGTGGATGTGGAAACGAACGCAATTATCGCGCGGGATCTGCCGATGCCGCATTCTCCGCGCGTGTACAATGGGTCGCTCTACGTGCTTCTATCGGCGTCGGGTGAGCTGGCGCGTGTGGACACGGAGACGGGGACGTGGGAGACGGTAACGCGTATGCCGGCGTTTGTGCGCGGGCTGGCGCGGATCGGGGATCACGTATTCATCGGGTGTTCGCTGCTGCGGAAGACGCATACCTTCGGGGATTTGCCGCTGGCGCGCGAGCAGAAGATATTCTGCGGGGTACTGGCGGTGCACCTGCCGACGGGGGCGGTGGTGGGGCAGCTGGAATATCTGAATTCCTGCGAAGAGATCTACGATGTTCAGGTGTTGCCGGGACTTCGCCGGCCCGGGATTCTGGGCACGCTGAACGACGTGCACCTGCGGGGGCTTTCGCTACCGGAAACGACCTACTGGGGCAGCGCGGATGAACCGCGAGAACCTGCCGGACCCCCGGGCCCGGACACGGAGGCCACGTGA
- a CDS encoding TIGR00730 family Rossman fold protein, with protein MKQICVFAASSDAAAPAFGAAAARLGQLLAESGLTLVYGAGKVGLMGEVARSVHAHGGRVIGVIPEKLHVDALTYRDCDELIVTETMSERKAIMTARADGFVVLPGGFGTLEELFEVLVGRQLGYHTKPIVFLNTGGAFDGLMAYFADMVTLDLVRADQCDLFSVATTPEGALEALRASNATPVAGKWAEPVTLRP; from the coding sequence TTGAAACAGATTTGCGTATTTGCCGCGTCGAGCGACGCCGCGGCTCCGGCCTTCGGAGCCGCGGCGGCCCGGCTTGGCCAGCTTCTGGCCGAGTCCGGCTTGACGCTGGTCTATGGCGCGGGGAAAGTGGGCCTGATGGGGGAGGTCGCGCGGAGCGTGCACGCGCACGGGGGCCGCGTGATCGGGGTAATCCCCGAGAAGCTGCACGTGGACGCGCTGACCTACCGGGACTGCGACGAGTTGATTGTCACGGAGACCATGTCCGAGCGCAAGGCGATCATGACGGCGCGCGCGGACGGATTCGTGGTGCTGCCCGGGGGGTTCGGCACGCTCGAGGAGTTGTTTGAGGTGCTGGTGGGGCGGCAATTGGGGTACCATACCAAGCCGATAGTGTTTTTGAACACGGGCGGGGCCTTTGACGGCCTGATGGCGTATTTTGCCGACATGGTGACGCTGGACCTGGTGCGCGCGGACCAGTGCGACCTGTTTTCGGTCGCCACGACGCCCGAGGGGGCGCTGGAGGCGCTACGCGCCAGTAATGCCACGCCCGTGGCGGGAAAGTGGGCGGAGCCAGTCACGCTTCGCCCGTAA
- a CDS encoding fused MFS/spermidine synthase yields the protein MTAMPFPKRLSPHASLFLLVLAFFFVSGACGLLYQVVWTRKLVLLFGTTSYAVSTVLSIFFVGLGVGSVWGGRIADRTSRPLWWYGVFECIIGVWALFFIASILYGEGLVVALLKEFQFSRAMGVGLRALLALVLLFVPVCLMGATLPLLARFVTRESSVRGMPIGALYTLNTLGAVAGCFVTGFFLIARFGYTQTTLIGAVANIAVGVAAWAVSRRHETAGARDDAVAVAVAGPITPWQYLIIGVFFLSGFCSLGLEVLWTRLLSIIFLGTTYAYTSMLTTLLLGIALGSAAASLVVDRLRQPALLLATSLIATGAGSIYMLGILGDMPARVMELQGGRGGDWGAVVRGKFFLAFQALFIPTFFLGMTFPLVVKAASRHRETLGRDVGRLYCANTVGGVLGSIAGGFLAIPLLGTHGGIVFFGLVLVGSGLAVVLAGRDWGLPAKVAGAVACALLLAISFRRAPEDVNRALTAGYIPEDHRVIHYAEGVEGTVAVSEPADDSSGADRVLWINRVQATTSIEKGVKMNRLQGVLPLLFDRDPRDVLFMCFGSGITCGTLALSDFERIDAVDISAEVLAAAPYFETDNLGVIERPEVTFHVDDGRNFLLTSPRGYDVITFEPMPLALAGVSTFYTREYYELCLARLNPGGLVSQWIPLHSLNPEIVRSLARTFTTVFPHYTAWFINADLFLIGSGTPLHLDAARIQAHFENPALRQALEDVGFYDIESVVACYLMDEAGLDAFVEGGSIMRDDLPWAEFEAPKLVYSRTQAESIREIEQHMTSPVPLFGPEADPALLARIERRHQAHKHDMKGLREYYGGMLMGSRAPDLFLESLDIDPTDWNAQYYLREIGRIQGEMYLRWVEYDAGIEILERILARMPGDETLQPVYEALLRAKAEEGVARD from the coding sequence TTGACCGCGATGCCGTTTCCCAAGCGCCTTTCTCCGCACGCCAGCCTGTTTTTGCTTGTGCTGGCGTTCTTTTTTGTTTCCGGGGCCTGTGGCCTGCTGTACCAGGTCGTCTGGACGCGCAAGCTCGTGCTGCTCTTCGGGACGACGTCTTATGCGGTGAGCACGGTGCTCTCGATCTTTTTTGTCGGTCTGGGTGTGGGCAGCGTGTGGGGCGGGCGGATTGCCGACCGGACTTCACGACCGCTCTGGTGGTACGGCGTCTTCGAATGCATTATCGGGGTCTGGGCGCTGTTCTTCATCGCTTCGATCCTGTATGGCGAGGGCCTGGTGGTCGCGCTGTTGAAGGAGTTTCAGTTTTCGCGGGCGATGGGTGTGGGGCTGCGGGCGCTGCTGGCGCTGGTCCTGCTGTTCGTCCCGGTTTGCCTGATGGGCGCCACGCTTCCGTTGCTGGCGCGTTTTGTGACGCGGGAATCGTCGGTGCGGGGCATGCCCATTGGCGCGCTGTACACGCTCAACACCCTCGGGGCGGTGGCGGGCTGTTTCGTGACGGGTTTTTTCCTGATCGCGCGATTCGGATACACGCAGACGACGTTGATTGGCGCGGTGGCGAACATTGCCGTCGGCGTGGCCGCCTGGGCCGTGTCGCGGCGGCACGAGACCGCGGGCGCGCGAGACGACGCCGTGGCGGTCGCGGTGGCGGGGCCGATAACGCCGTGGCAGTACCTCATCATCGGCGTGTTCTTCCTGTCCGGGTTCTGCTCGCTGGGACTAGAGGTGTTGTGGACGCGGCTGCTCTCGATCATCTTCCTGGGCACGACCTACGCCTACACCAGCATGTTGACGACGCTGCTGCTGGGGATTGCGCTGGGCAGCGCGGCGGCCTCGCTGGTGGTGGATCGGCTTCGCCAGCCGGCGCTCCTGCTGGCGACCTCCCTGATTGCGACGGGCGCCGGAAGCATTTACATGCTCGGAATTCTGGGCGATATGCCCGCGCGGGTGATGGAATTGCAGGGGGGCAGGGGCGGCGACTGGGGGGCGGTCGTGCGCGGGAAGTTTTTCCTGGCGTTTCAGGCGCTGTTCATTCCGACCTTCTTCCTCGGGATGACCTTTCCGCTGGTGGTGAAGGCGGCGAGCCGGCATCGCGAGACGCTCGGGCGCGATGTGGGGCGCTTGTACTGCGCGAATACGGTGGGCGGCGTGCTGGGGTCCATCGCGGGGGGCTTCCTGGCTATCCCGCTGCTGGGGACGCACGGCGGCATTGTGTTCTTCGGGCTGGTCCTGGTTGGATCGGGGCTTGCCGTGGTGCTGGCGGGCCGGGACTGGGGCCTGCCGGCCAAGGTGGCGGGGGCCGTGGCGTGCGCCCTGCTGCTGGCGATCAGTTTCCGGCGCGCGCCGGAAGATGTGAACCGCGCGCTGACCGCGGGGTACATCCCCGAGGATCACCGTGTGATCCATTACGCGGAGGGCGTCGAGGGCACGGTGGCGGTATCGGAGCCGGCGGACGATAGCTCGGGGGCCGACCGGGTGCTGTGGATTAATCGCGTGCAGGCGACCACATCGATCGAGAAGGGGGTGAAGATGAATCGCCTGCAGGGGGTGCTGCCGCTGCTGTTCGACCGGGATCCGAGGGACGTGCTGTTCATGTGCTTCGGATCGGGGATCACCTGCGGGACGCTGGCGCTGTCGGATTTTGAACGGATCGACGCGGTGGACATCTCGGCGGAGGTACTGGCGGCGGCGCCGTATTTTGAAACGGACAATCTGGGGGTGATCGAGCGGCCGGAAGTCACGTTTCACGTGGACGACGGGCGGAACTTTCTGCTGACGTCCCCGCGCGGCTACGACGTGATCACGTTTGAGCCGATGCCGCTCGCGCTGGCGGGCGTATCCACGTTTTACACGCGGGAGTACTATGAACTCTGCCTGGCGCGGTTGAATCCGGGCGGGCTGGTGTCCCAGTGGATCCCGCTGCACAGCCTGAACCCGGAAATTGTGCGGTCGCTTGCGCGGACGTTTACGACCGTCTTTCCGCACTATACGGCCTGGTTTATCAATGCGGATCTATTCTTGATCGGATCCGGCACGCCGCTTCACCTGGACGCCGCGCGCATTCAGGCGCACTTTGAAAATCCGGCGCTCCGGCAAGCGCTGGAGGACGTGGGCTTCTACGATATTGAGTCGGTGGTGGCGTGCTACCTGATGGACGAAGCGGGGCTGGACGCGTTTGTCGAAGGGGGATCCATCATGCGGGACGACCTGCCGTGGGCGGAGTTTGAGGCGCCGAAGCTGGTCTATTCGCGGACCCAGGCGGAGTCCATAAGGGAGATCGAGCAACACATGACAAGCCCCGTTCCGCTGTTTGGCCCGGAGGCCGACCCGGCGTTGCTAGCGCGGATCGAGCGGCGCCACCAGGCGCACAAGCATGACATGAAGGGCCTGCGGGAGTATTACGGGGGCATGCTGATGGGATCGCGCGCGCCGGATCTCTTCCTGGAGTCGCTCGATATCGATCCGACGGACTGGAACGCGCAGTACTACCTGCGCGAAATCGGCCGGATCCAGGGCGAGATGTATCTGCGCTGGGTGGAATACGACGCCGGTATCGAGATCCTGGAGCGGATTCTGGCGCGCATGCCGGGTGACGAAACGTTGCAGCCGGTCTATGAGGCGCTGTTGCGCGCAAAGGCGGAGGAGGGCGTGGCGCGGGATTAA
- a CDS encoding VCBS repeat-containing protein has product MIGIPSHKREERPALELPREEMEAASAALRRHLAAQRLPALQGLEGGERRWASLRGFLRRFTTRGAFYRHCRRRMYAALLPYWSGGRGALKAFVRQFLHPHRRNVSLLAGVAYCARAPLLLAAAVLATLAGPAPAQSGPYYVQQAGLSNPLAGLGGEEGANRPAFVDIDGDGDLDVFALTPDRRIAFFRNTGSAENPVLERREPSENPLGAIELRSSRAFLLFADLDGDGDADAILAEAYLGESVRYFENTGTSASARYVEREGAENPLSGLFGYASLRGLALGDLDGDGDLDLLTGHGYGDPVRYHENTGTAQSPIFTERLAADNPFTGTLSSGVYFGPLLSDFDGDGDLDVLVVAGGSYTYGYTLGRVQYIENRGSATAPTFQRALGGSNPFANVSLSGGTPWLAWADMDGDGDTDLFAGSGVAYSFFNLGQGQVQYYENTDTALRQSFSAHSLATSPFAGIESGYRSGVVFADLDQDGDLDMIAGQAFGRPRLFLNTTYPDGRTFIPAPEGSDPFADIPNAYGLPAAGDLDGDGDLDLILTRPSGEIVYYENTGSASSPAFVEVSGDASPFFELIAGVSGASSALADLDGDGDLDLVVAAPDSNVRYFLNIGTAQSAMFAEQTGSDNPFEQVLLQYGAFLSFGDLDGDGDLDMMAAPASGAGYHIDRVQYFENFGTPAAPVFSPLSGVDHPLGAMTASLRRLPALGDIDGDGDVDVVLVGDYSGTSRDFLYIENRGLIPVPAFELQREARNPLSALNRDYRFSTPVFGDIDGDGDDDLFVTSLTGRVRFFENTGSRLAPRYVQRTGSANPLELLDAAGGSGGGIALGDLDGDGDLDVIAPGAGGQGARFLENTGTALAPVFVEVIGESNPVAGVAPYTLQFVLADVDGDGDLDLFGIHPYYQGAKGGSGYGGVARYYENTGTPSAPVFTERTGAANPVSGLEGGSFALFLAFGDVDGDGDLDLVFPGAAPGGEYGLATEVIFAENTGTRSAPVFTIRRGPLNPFDGVRAGFLCGAALRDLDGDGDLDLVTGRESGALQYFENRTAPPPVVYRGRTGADNPLDGVAVGYAVQLAFVDIDADGDLDLFLTEIPPGGDIYDKGYGSGARVRYFENTGSPTAPAFAEREGAANPFDGVVFSTALPALAFADVDEDGDLDALAANFQGLPQYFENAGSASNPVFNPVALHDSPFGDLFGEGGISRFHFVDADGDGDLDLIAFRLFYGSAVTYYENTGGAPRFRESADNPLAGLRSAGGILGYLTYGFATVGDLDGDGDLDVFYTDFGAYYGETPSRIRYAQNLRPALPGTFEEISGVANPFNGFRTGVFSSPVLVDIDGDGDLDAFAGGPLSSSGGSAPMLFFENVAGAPSEPPPVEEAAATLLAGFAAADANGDGRLSLAEAQAYLASITPEIFAALDANGDGFLVQAELTTTTDPPCDDPDLDSDGDGLSDCDEAAAGTDPANPDTDGDGMPDGFEVEYGLDPLDPSDGDEDLDGDGLTNYEEFQEESDPSDGNDPNPTIIVSPAGSDEYDGTAARPLMTIGAALDLHAMNGGGPVRIILEEGIYPGDAVLSPGVTLAGRQGAVAVIEGQIVGADGARVEDVEIQSMSEEDVLLDLNGSAMSVRRVKFTGMPSARGGTGIDARGSGASRSLIERCDFTDLGVGVDISGGVPVIRKSLFRDPSVAGIYVRSTAMVDDSGLSASNDAGSGFNTFNFQTEIEAPVETPVAVLNETGVTLRMENNDWGTDDPAEIDALIQGPKDFEPFLAKGSAILASTVICTVWDQHDQKRLVTAKVSLQGSAYNPVERNDNGVYVFPSVPEGSYSVRSEANGYTTFTVSAPVGGGMIVPVSAPMRAASTPPPPPGENPDPPKQPAACHGVGASGTGVSGGDALMALLLLAMLFGCSRRTRDGEDTA; this is encoded by the coding sequence ATGATCGGGATACCGTCGCACAAGCGGGAAGAGCGGCCCGCACTCGAATTGCCCCGGGAGGAGATGGAGGCCGCCTCGGCGGCGCTGCGGCGTCATCTGGCGGCGCAACGGCTGCCCGCGCTGCAGGGCCTGGAGGGCGGGGAGCGCCGCTGGGCCTCGCTCCGAGGCTTCCTGCGCCGGTTCACGACCCGCGGTGCGTTCTACCGGCACTGCCGCCGGCGAATGTACGCGGCGCTGCTCCCGTACTGGTCGGGCGGGCGCGGCGCGCTGAAGGCCTTTGTCCGCCAGTTTCTTCACCCGCACCGGCGCAATGTTTCGCTGCTTGCGGGGGTGGCGTATTGCGCGCGGGCGCCGCTGCTGCTGGCGGCGGCGGTTCTGGCGACGCTGGCGGGCCCCGCCCCGGCGCAATCCGGCCCGTACTATGTGCAGCAGGCGGGGCTGTCGAATCCGCTGGCCGGCCTGGGCGGGGAGGAGGGGGCGAACCGGCCCGCGTTTGTGGACATTGACGGCGACGGCGACCTGGACGTGTTTGCGCTTACGCCCGATCGGCGCATCGCCTTTTTCCGGAACACGGGCAGCGCGGAAAATCCCGTGCTCGAACGCCGGGAACCATCGGAGAATCCGCTGGGCGCGATCGAATTGCGGAGCTCCCGAGCATTTCTACTGTTTGCCGACCTGGATGGGGACGGGGACGCGGACGCCATTCTGGCGGAAGCGTACCTGGGCGAGTCCGTCCGGTATTTCGAGAACACGGGCACGTCCGCATCGGCGCGGTACGTGGAGCGGGAGGGGGCGGAGAACCCATTGAGCGGGCTGTTCGGTTACGCCAGTTTGCGCGGCCTCGCCCTGGGCGATCTGGATGGCGACGGCGACTTGGACTTGTTGACTGGCCACGGGTACGGCGATCCCGTGCGCTACCATGAAAACACGGGCACAGCGCAATCGCCGATCTTTACCGAACGGTTGGCGGCGGACAACCCGTTCACGGGCACGTTGAGCTCGGGCGTTTATTTCGGGCCGCTGTTATCCGATTTTGACGGCGACGGCGATTTGGACGTGTTGGTGGTGGCGGGCGGCTCTTATACGTACGGGTACACGCTGGGCCGGGTCCAGTACATCGAAAACCGGGGGAGCGCGACCGCCCCAACCTTTCAGCGCGCGTTGGGCGGCTCGAACCCGTTCGCGAACGTGTCGCTTTCGGGCGGAACCCCCTGGTTGGCCTGGGCGGATATGGACGGCGACGGCGACACCGACCTGTTCGCGGGATCGGGAGTGGCGTACAGCTTCTTCAATCTGGGCCAGGGCCAGGTGCAGTACTACGAAAACACGGATACCGCATTGCGCCAGTCGTTTTCGGCGCATTCCCTGGCGACGAGCCCGTTTGCTGGGATTGAGTCCGGTTATCGGTCCGGGGTGGTGTTTGCGGATCTGGATCAGGACGGCGACCTCGACATGATCGCCGGGCAGGCGTTCGGCAGGCCCCGCCTCTTCCTGAACACGACGTATCCCGACGGGCGGACCTTTATCCCGGCGCCCGAGGGATCCGATCCATTCGCCGATATCCCCAACGCGTATGGCTTGCCCGCCGCCGGCGATTTGGACGGGGATGGCGACCTCGATCTTATCCTTACGCGGCCTTCCGGCGAGATCGTGTACTATGAGAATACCGGTTCGGCGTCGTCCCCCGCGTTTGTGGAGGTTTCCGGCGACGCGAGCCCCTTCTTCGAATTAATAGCGGGGGTATCGGGCGCATCCTCGGCCCTTGCGGATTTGGATGGCGACGGGGACCTCGATCTGGTTGTTGCGGCGCCTGACTCGAATGTGCGCTATTTTCTGAATATTGGAACGGCGCAGTCGGCGATGTTCGCCGAGCAGACGGGGAGCGACAATCCGTTCGAGCAGGTGCTGCTGCAATACGGCGCGTTTCTGAGCTTCGGTGATCTGGACGGCGATGGTGATCTGGATATGATGGCGGCTCCCGCGTCCGGCGCGGGATACCACATCGACCGGGTGCAGTATTTCGAGAACTTTGGTACGCCGGCGGCGCCGGTGTTCTCACCATTGAGCGGGGTAGATCACCCGCTCGGCGCGATGACGGCCTCGCTTCGCCGCCTTCCCGCGCTGGGCGACATCGACGGCGATGGTGACGTGGACGTGGTTCTCGTCGGCGATTACAGCGGGACGTCCCGGGACTTCCTGTACATCGAGAACCGGGGGTTGATTCCGGTTCCGGCGTTCGAGCTCCAGCGCGAAGCGCGGAACCCGCTTTCCGCGCTGAACCGTGATTACCGGTTCTCCACGCCGGTATTCGGCGACATCGACGGGGACGGCGACGACGATCTGTTTGTGACGAGCCTGACGGGGCGCGTTCGGTTCTTTGAGAATACGGGTTCCCGCCTGGCCCCGCGCTACGTGCAGCGCACAGGATCCGCGAACCCGCTCGAATTGCTGGACGCCGCTGGGGGGAGCGGGGGCGGGATTGCGCTGGGGGATCTGGATGGGGACGGCGATCTGGACGTCATCGCGCCGGGCGCGGGCGGTCAGGGCGCGCGTTTCCTGGAGAATACGGGCACGGCGCTCGCCCCGGTGTTTGTGGAGGTGATCGGCGAGTCCAATCCGGTAGCGGGCGTAGCTCCGTACACGCTGCAATTTGTACTGGCCGACGTGGACGGCGATGGGGATCTCGATCTTTTCGGGATCCACCCCTACTATCAGGGCGCGAAGGGCGGTTCGGGGTACGGTGGCGTGGCGCGCTACTACGAGAACACCGGCACGCCCTCGGCGCCGGTCTTTACGGAGCGGACGGGGGCGGCCAACCCGGTTTCCGGCCTGGAGGGCGGCTCATTTGCGCTGTTCCTGGCGTTCGGCGACGTGGACGGCGATGGCGACCTCGATCTGGTTTTTCCAGGCGCCGCCCCTGGCGGCGAGTACGGCCTGGCGACGGAGGTGATCTTCGCGGAAAACACGGGAACGCGTTCGGCGCCCGTGTTTACGATCCGCCGCGGGCCACTAAACCCGTTTGATGGCGTGCGCGCGGGCTTCTTGTGTGGCGCGGCGTTGCGGGATTTGGACGGGGACGGCGATCTTGATCTGGTTACGGGCCGTGAAAGCGGCGCGCTGCAGTACTTCGAGAACCGGACAGCTCCGCCGCCCGTGGTCTATCGGGGGCGCACGGGGGCCGATAACCCGCTCGACGGCGTGGCGGTCGGCTACGCGGTCCAACTGGCGTTTGTCGATATCGACGCGGACGGCGATCTGGATCTGTTCCTGACCGAGATCCCGCCGGGGGGAGATATATACGACAAGGGTTACGGTTCCGGCGCGCGCGTACGCTACTTCGAGAACACCGGCTCCCCGACGGCCCCGGCCTTTGCGGAGCGCGAGGGCGCGGCCAATCCCTTCGACGGCGTGGTATTCAGCACGGCGCTGCCGGCGCTTGCCTTTGCCGATGTGGACGAGGATGGCGATCTGGACGCGCTGGCGGCCAACTTCCAGGGTTTGCCGCAGTATTTCGAGAACGCGGGGTCCGCCAGCAACCCGGTCTTCAACCCGGTGGCGCTCCACGACAGCCCCTTCGGCGACTTGTTTGGGGAGGGCGGCATCTCGCGGTTCCATTTCGTGGACGCGGACGGCGACGGGGATTTGGATCTTATCGCTTTCCGGCTGTTCTATGGAAGCGCAGTCACCTATTACGAGAACACGGGAGGCGCGCCGCGCTTCCGGGAGAGCGCGGACAACCCGCTGGCCGGTCTCCGCAGCGCCGGCGGCATTCTGGGCTACTTGACCTACGGCTTCGCGACCGTGGGGGACCTGGACGGCGATGGCGATCTCGATGTCTTCTACACGGACTTCGGCGCGTACTACGGCGAGACTCCCAGCCGCATCCGCTACGCCCAGAACCTGCGGCCGGCCCTTCCCGGGACGTTCGAGGAGATATCCGGCGTTGCGAATCCGTTTAACGGTTTCCGGACGGGCGTGTTTTCTTCGCCGGTGTTGGTGGATATCGATGGGGACGGCGATCTGGATGCCTTCGCGGGCGGGCCGCTCTCCAGCTCCGGGGGTTCCGCCCCGATGTTGTTCTTCGAGAATGTTGCCGGGGCTCCCAGCGAGCCGCCGCCGGTGGAAGAGGCGGCCGCCACGCTGCTGGCGGGCTTCGCAGCTGCCGACGCGAACGGCGATGGGCGGCTGAGCCTGGCGGAGGCGCAGGCGTACCTGGCGTCGATTACGCCGGAGATCTTTGCCGCGCTTGACGCCAATGGCGACGGCTTTCTGGTGCAAGCAGAGCTGACGACCACGACCGATCCGCCGTGCGACGATCCGGATCTGGACAGCGATGGCGATGGACTCTCGGACTGTGACGAGGCGGCGGCGGGAACCGATCCGGCGAATCCGGACACGGACGGTGACGGGATGCCGGATGGCTTCGAGGTCGAGTATGGCCTTGATCCGCTGGATCCGTCGGACGGCGACGAGGATCTGGATGGCGACGGGTTGACGAACTATGAAGAATTCCAGGAGGAAAGCGATCCGTCAGACGGGAACGACCCGAATCCGACGATAATCGTGTCGCCGGCGGGATCGGACGAGTACGACGGCACGGCGGCGCGCCCGCTGATGACGATAGGCGCGGCGCTGGATCTGCACGCGATGAATGGCGGCGGGCCGGTGCGCATCATTCTGGAGGAAGGCATCTACCCCGGCGACGCCGTGTTGAGTCCCGGCGTCACGCTGGCCGGCCGGCAGGGGGCCGTGGCCGTAATCGAGGGCCAGATCGTTGGCGCGGATGGCGCGCGGGTCGAGGACGTGGAGATCCAGTCGATGTCCGAAGAGGACGTGTTGCTGGATCTGAACGGCAGCGCCATGAGCGTACGCCGCGTGAAGTTCACGGGCATGCCGTCGGCCCGGGGCGGCACCGGTATCGACGCGCGGGGATCCGGGGCGTCCCGTTCGCTTATCGAGCGCTGCGACTTCACGGACCTGGGTGTTGGCGTAGACATCTCGGGCGGCGTGCCGGTGATCCGGAAGTCGCTGTTCCGCGATCCCTCGGTGGCGGGCATTTACGTCCGGAGCACGGCGATGGTTGATGACTCCGGGCTGAGCGCCAGCAATGACGCGGGCAGCGGTTTCAATACCTTCAACTTCCAGACCGAGATCGAGGCGCCCGTGGAGACGCCGGTTGCGGTGCTGAATGAAACGGGCGTCACGCTCCGGATGGAGAACAACGACTGGGGCACGGACGATCCGGCGGAGATCGACGCCCTGATTCAGGGCCCGAAGGACTTCGAGCCGTTCCTGGCGAAGGGATCGGCGATTCTCGCGTCGACGGTAATCTGCACGGTCTGGGACCAGCACGATCAAAAGCGGCTGGTGACGGCCAAGGTGTCGCTCCAGGGCAGCGCGTACAATCCCGTGGAGCGGAATGACAACGGGGTGTATGTGTTCCCCTCGGTGCCGGAAGGGAGCTACTCGGTTCGCAGCGAGGCCAACGGTTACACCACCTTCACGGTTTCGGCCCCGGTTGGCGGCGGGATGATCGTGCCGGTTTCCGCGCCAATGCGGGCCGCCAGTACGCCGCCGCCGCCGCCCGGCGAAAATCCCGATCCTCCGAAGCAGCCGGCGGCGTGCCACGGCGTTGGCGCGTCCGGGACCGGCGTCTCGGGCGGAGACGCGCTGATGGCCCTGTTGCTGTTGGCGATGCTGTTCGGTTGTTCCCGGCGCACGCGGGATGGCGAGGACACCGCATGA
- a CDS encoding sulfite exporter TauE/SafE family protein, with translation MLFTIEMLVLGVCVGIISGALGLGGGVFMVPAFLFFAPGIDAHTAKGSSLLVIFFVATINAWRLNRHAERVPWALAARLAAGAIAGGYGGAWLTTKLPETAVLAVFCALLLGMAWRLVAGATAPEPKPGKRPRWLSSPLVGACGGLAGGATGTGGGLILVPLTLQAGLTTNKNVTAVSNLVMAAIAASGSIAHLRATATAAGAWVIGHVDLSLVPWVLVGALAGGVAGRRINQRLPIARRRRVLAAVLLLIVAGLLLREWAPWR, from the coding sequence ATGCTCTTCACGATTGAAATGCTCGTTCTCGGCGTCTGCGTCGGGATCATCAGCGGCGCCCTCGGGCTCGGCGGCGGCGTGTTCATGGTGCCCGCGTTTCTGTTCTTCGCCCCCGGCATCGACGCGCACACCGCAAAGGGCTCCAGCCTGCTCGTCATCTTCTTCGTCGCCACCATCAACGCCTGGCGGCTCAATCGCCACGCCGAGCGCGTGCCCTGGGCCCTGGCCGCGCGGCTCGCGGCGGGCGCGATCGCCGGCGGCTACGGCGGCGCCTGGCTCACCACGAAGCTCCCGGAAACCGCTGTGCTGGCCGTGTTCTGCGCCCTCCTGCTGGGCATGGCCTGGCGCCTCGTCGCAGGGGCCACGGCGCCGGAGCCCAAGCCGGGAAAACGGCCCCGGTGGCTGAGCAGCCCCCTCGTCGGCGCCTGCGGCGGACTCGCCGGCGGCGCCACCGGCACGGGCGGCGGCCTCATCCTCGTGCCCCTCACCCTCCAGGCCGGCCTCACCACCAACAAGAACGTTACCGCCGTGTCCAATCTCGTGATGGCCGCCATCGCCGCCTCCGGAAGCATCGCCCACCTGCGCGCCACCGCAACGGCGGCGGGCGCCTGGGTGATCGGGCACGTGGACCTCTCCCTCGTCCCCTGGGTGCTCGTTGGCGCGCTTGCGGGCGGCGTCGCGGGCCGCCGCATCAACCAGCGCCTGCCCATCGCCCGCCGCCGCCGCGTCCTCGCCGCCGTCCTGCTCCTGATTGTCGCGGGCCTGCTGCTCCGCGAGTGGGCCCCCTGGCGTTAA